A DNA window from Leopardus geoffroyi isolate Oge1 chromosome A1, O.geoffroyi_Oge1_pat1.0, whole genome shotgun sequence contains the following coding sequences:
- the PCDHB5 gene encoding protocadherin beta-5, with protein sequence METALAKTPQKRQVLFLAILMLLWEAGCDSIRYSIPEETESGSFVANLAKDLGLRVGELATRGARIHYKGNKQLLELDVETGNLLLYEKLDREVLCGVTDPCILYFQLLLENPVQFFQADLQLTDINDHSPEFLDKEMLLKIPESVQPGTVFPLKIAQDFDIGSNTVQNYTISPNSHFHVVTHNRGDGRKYPELMLDKSLDREEQSELSLTLTALDGGDPPRSGTTAVRIEVVDINDNAPAFLQSLYEVQVPENSPPNSLVVVVSAQDLDAGTYGNVRYTLFQGNHVIQPFVVDEITGEIHLKKALDFEATRYYNVEIAGTDGGGLSGKCTVAIEVVDVNDNAPELTMSTLTSTTPENSPETVVAVFSVSDPDSGDNGRMVCSIQNDLPFLLKPTFKNFYTLVTEKPLDRESQAEYNITITVTDLGTPRLKTQHNITVTVSDVNDNAPAFSQTTYTLRVRENNSPALHIGSVSATDRDSGANAQVTYSLLPPADPQLPLASLVSVNADNGQLFALRSLDYEALQAFEFGVRAADRGSPALSSQARVRVLVLDDNDNAPFVLYPPQNGSAPCTELVPRAAEAGYLVTKVVAVDGDSGQNAWLSYQLLKATEPGLFGVWAHNGEVRTARLLSERDAVKHRLVVLVRDNGEPPRSASVTLHVLLVDGFSQPYLPLPEVAAAEARADPLTVYLVVALASVSSLFLFSVLVFVAVRLCRRSRAASAGRCSGPEGHFPGHLVDVSGTGTLSQSYQYEVCLTGGSGTSEFKFLKPIIPNFPSQGIGKEMEENANFRNSFGFN encoded by the coding sequence ATGGAGACAGCGCTAGCAAAAACGCCACAGAAAAGGCAAGTTCTCTTTCTTGCTATATTGATGCTTTTGTGGGAGGCTGGCTGTGACTCAATTAGGTATTCCAttccagaagaaacagaaagtggcTCCTTTGTGGCCAACCTGGCAAAGGACCTGGGGCTCAGGGTGGGGGAACTAGCTACTCGAGGCGCGCGAATCCattacaaaggaaacaaacagctcTTGGAACTGGATGTAGAAACCGGGAATTTGCTGCTATATGAAAAACTAGACCGGGAGGTGCTGTGCGGAGTGACAGATCCCTGTATACTGTACTTCCAGTTATTACTGGAAAACCCGGTGCAGTTTTTTCAGGCTGATCTGCAGCTCACAGATATAAATGACCATTCCCCAGAGTTCCTAGACAAGGAAATGCTCCTCAAAATCCCAGAAAGCGTTCAGCCTGGGACtgtatttcctttgaaaatagcTCAGGACTTTGACATAGGTAGCAACACTGTTCAGAACTACACAATCAGCCCTAACTCCCATTTTCATGTTGTCACTCATAATCGCGGAGATGGCAGAAAATACCCAGAGCTCATGCTGGACAAATCGCTGGACCGGGAGGAGCAGTCTGAACTCAGTTTAACCCTTACGGCGCTGGATGGTGGGGATCCACCTAGGTCCGGGACCACTGCAGTCCGTATTGAAGTCGTGGACATCAATGATAATGCCCCTGCGTTTTTACAGTCGCTCTATGAGGTACAGGTCCCGGAGAACAGCCCCCCAAACTCCTTAGTTGTCGTTGTCTCTGCCCAAGATTTAGATGCAGGAACATATGGGAATGTACGCTACACTCTATTCCAAGGCAATCATGTTATTCAACCATTTGTAGTAGACGAAATAACAGGAGAAATTCATCTGAAAAAGGCATTGGATTTCGAGGCAACTCGATACTATAACGTGGAAATTGCAGGCACAGACGGTGGGGGCCTTTCAGGAAAATGCACTGTAGCTATAGAAGTTGTGGATGTGAATGACAACGCCCCCGAACTGACCATGTCAACGCTCACAAGCACAACCCCAGAAAACTCCCCAGAGACTGTAGTTGCTGTTTTCAGTGTTTCTGATCCAGACTCCGGGGACAACGGTAGGATGGTTTGCTCCATCCAGAACGatcttccctttctcttgaaACCCACATTCAAGAACTTTTACACCCTAGTTACAGAAAAGCCACTGGACAGAGAAAGCCAAGCTGAGTACAACATCACCATCACCGTCACCGACTTGGGGACCCCCAGGCTGAAAACGCAGCACAACATCACCGTGACGGTCTCCGACGTCAACGACAACGCCCCCGCCTTCAGCCAAACCACCTACACCCTGCGCGTCCGCGAGAACAACAGCCCCGCCCTGCACATCGGCAGCGTGAGCGCCACGGACAGGGACTCGGGCGCCAACGCCCAGGTCACCTACTCGCTGCTGCCGCCCGCGGACCCGCAGctgcccctggcctccctggtGTCCGTCAACGCGGACAACGGGCAGCTGTTCGCGCTCAGGTCCCTGGATTACGAGGCGCTGCAGGCGTTCGAGTTCGGCGTGCGCGCGGCCGACCGCGGCTCGCCCGCGCTCAGCAGCCAGGCGCGGGTGCGCGTGCTGGTGCTGGACGACAACGACAACGCGCCCTTCGTGCTGTACCCGCCGCAGAACGGCTCTGCGCCCTGCACCGAGCTGGTGCCCAGGGCGGCCGAGGCGGGCTACCTGGTGACCAAGGTGGTGGCGGTGGACGGCGACTCGGGCCAGAACGCCTGGCTGTCGTACCAGCTGCTCAAGGCCACGGAGCCCGGGCTGTTCGGCGTGTGGGCGCACAACGGCGAGGTGCGCACGGCCCGGCTGCTGAGCGAGCGCGACGCCGTCAAGCACAGGCTGGTGGTGCTGGTCAGGGACAATGGCGAGCCGCCGCGCTCGGCCAGCGTCACGCTGCACGTGCTGCTGGTGGACGGCTTCTCGCAGCCCTACCTGCCGCTCCCGGAGGTGGCGGCGGCCGAGGCGCGGGCAGACCCGCTCACCGTCTACTTGGTCGTCGCCTTGGCGTCCGTGTCGTCGCTCTTCCTGTTCTCGGTGCTGGTGTTCGTGGCGGTGCGGCTGTGCAGGCGGAGCCGGGCGGCGTCTGCGGGTCGCTGCTCGGGGCCTGAGGGCCACTTTCCGGGCCACCTGGTGGACGTCAGCGGCACGGGGACGCTGTCCCAGAGCTACCAGTATGAGGTGTGTCTGACGGGAGGCTCGGGGACTAGTGAGTTCAAGTTCTTGAAGCCGATTATCCCGAACTTCCCTTCCCAGGGCATTGGAAAGGAAATGGAGGAAAACGCCAACTTCCGGAATAGCTTTGGATTTAATTAG